One Vibrio tapetis subsp. tapetis DNA segment encodes these proteins:
- a CDS encoding 4a-hydroxytetrahydrobiopterin dehydratase codes for MNNKPLADLECEACKVGAPQVEKEDIASLMMALPNWEVIEVDGILRLTQTFKFRNFKLALAFTNRVGEMAEAQGHHPALLTEWGQVNVTWWSHSIKGLHQNDFVCAAKTDALLTS; via the coding sequence ATGAATAACAAACCATTAGCTGATCTTGAATGCGAAGCCTGCAAAGTAGGCGCACCTCAAGTGGAAAAAGAAGACATAGCATCATTAATGATGGCACTTCCTAATTGGGAAGTCATAGAGGTAGACGGGATATTACGGCTTACTCAAACGTTCAAATTCCGAAACTTTAAGCTCGCTTTGGCTTTTACTAACCGCGTGGGCGAAATGGCTGAAGCGCAGGGACATCACCCTGCACTTCTTACCGAATGGGGGCAAGTTAACGTCACCTGGTGGAGCCATTCAATCAAAGGCCTTCATCAAAACGACTTTGTGTGCGCAGCCAAAACTGACGCACTGTTAACAAGCTAG
- the phhA gene encoding phenylalanine 4-monooxygenase → MAANTLYVAKKPDTQGSFHWTKDENQTWKQLVTRQIHNVQNKACDEYLSGLEMLNLPVDRVPQLHDINRVLEPCTGWRCKGVPALISFDTFFELLASKQFPVATFIRSKNEMDYLQEPDIFHEIFCHCAMLTHPAFADFTQKYGQLGLHASHEDRVFLARLYWFTVEFGLLTSKNGYKIYGGGILSSPEETEYAYSNQPQIKPFDVVEVLRTPYRIDIIQPIYFVIDTIDTLFSLTKIDLMER, encoded by the coding sequence ATGGCTGCCAATACTCTGTACGTTGCAAAGAAACCTGATACGCAAGGCTCGTTTCACTGGACAAAAGATGAGAATCAAACCTGGAAACAATTAGTCACGCGCCAGATACATAATGTCCAAAATAAGGCTTGTGATGAATATTTGTCGGGCCTAGAGATGCTCAATTTACCCGTCGACCGAGTACCTCAATTACACGATATTAATCGAGTTCTTGAGCCTTGCACGGGTTGGCGTTGCAAAGGTGTACCGGCACTCATTAGCTTTGATACATTCTTTGAGTTATTGGCCAGTAAGCAGTTTCCGGTCGCTACATTCATTCGCAGTAAAAATGAGATGGATTACCTTCAAGAACCCGATATTTTCCACGAAATTTTTTGCCACTGCGCTATGCTAACTCACCCCGCTTTTGCTGATTTCACCCAAAAATATGGCCAACTGGGTTTACACGCTAGTCATGAAGATCGTGTATTTTTAGCACGGCTCTACTGGTTTACTGTGGAATTTGGACTGTTGACCTCAAAAAATGGTTATAAGATTTATGGCGGCGGAATCTTGTCGAGCCCAGAAGAAACGGAATATGCTTATTCAAATCAACCACAGATTAAGCCATTTGATGTGGTCGAAGTACTAAGAACCCCTTACCGCATTGATATCATTCAGCCGATATATTTTGTGATTGATACCATTGATACACTGTTCTCACTAACAAAAATCGACTTAATGGAAAGATAA
- a CDS encoding outer membrane beta-barrel protein, with product MISSALLVSFSSHAESGQQEQKNQKERAFTIKFGGSKLKTDVTGDKNFELYGRSLAFDYTSESNKWTDNKNVYLGYLASLDVHYNSKKKADNQAVYQVEEVSSLIGSFAPKLSYMVTQQTALFAYAGVSYGALKEQDYKKTPGSLASERDAVTGWGYLWGFGARYELDNNFEFGAEFRSSHLNVDNDERSGKADLYGLFATAGYRF from the coding sequence TTGATAAGCTCGGCACTATTGGTCTCATTTTCTAGTCATGCAGAAAGTGGGCAACAAGAGCAGAAAAACCAAAAAGAGCGCGCATTTACGATTAAGTTTGGTGGTTCTAAGCTAAAAACTGACGTAACTGGCGATAAGAATTTTGAGCTATATGGGCGCTCTCTTGCTTTTGACTATACTTCTGAATCTAACAAATGGACTGACAATAAAAACGTCTATCTTGGTTACCTTGCTTCATTAGATGTCCACTACAACTCAAAGAAAAAAGCAGACAATCAAGCAGTTTATCAAGTTGAAGAAGTGAGCAGTTTGATCGGTAGCTTCGCACCAAAATTGAGTTACATGGTCACACAACAAACGGCTTTATTTGCTTATGCCGGAGTTTCGTACGGCGCATTGAAAGAACAAGATTATAAAAAGACACCGGGTTCATTAGCGTCTGAGAGAGATGCAGTCACCGGTTGGGGTTACTTATGGGGCTTTGGCGCTCGTTATGAACTCGATAACAATTTTGAATTTGGCGCAGAATTTCGTTCAAGTCATCTAAATGTTGATAATGACGAACGTTCGGGTAAAGCTGATCTGTACGGTTTGTTTGCAACAGCAGGATACCGTTTCTAG
- the hutZ gene encoding heme utilization protein HutZ, with protein MSSVKLERLQNRIGPEIQEFRDGCQTLQLATLNGAIPHVSYAPFAHNEQGYFILVSDIAQHGQNLKTAKSVSIMMIEDESAAKTIYARRRLGFDTQAECIDKQSETGIAAIACLKARFGDIVESLSSLADFNLYQLTPEKGRYVKGFGQAFDVSGDDLLSFVHLDEGHRKEPNPA; from the coding sequence ATGAGCAGCGTGAAATTAGAAAGACTTCAAAATCGTATCGGTCCAGAAATTCAAGAATTCAGAGATGGATGTCAAACGCTACAGTTGGCAACACTCAACGGTGCCATACCACATGTAAGTTATGCGCCATTTGCTCATAACGAGCAAGGGTACTTTATTTTAGTCAGTGACATTGCTCAGCATGGCCAGAACCTGAAAACGGCTAAATCAGTTTCTATCATGATGATCGAAGACGAATCGGCGGCGAAAACCATTTACGCTAGACGTCGTTTAGGTTTTGACACTCAAGCTGAATGCATCGACAAACAATCAGAAACCGGTATTGCAGCCATTGCGTGTTTAAAAGCAAGGTTTGGCGATATTGTGGAAAGTTTAAGCTCGTTAGCAGATTTCAATTTGTATCAACTTACACCGGAAAAAGGGCGTTATGTAAAAGGATTTGGACAGGCGTTTGACGTGTCAGGTGATGACTTACTTAGTTTTGTTCATCTAGATGAAGGGCATAGAAAAGAACCCAATCCAGCATAA
- a CDS encoding ABC transporter ATP-binding protein, producing MNKTWLLQQAGRHKKKLVIANVIAIFAAALSVPIPLLMPLLVDEVLLSNPAGGIELLNHAMLDSWQTPMGYIAMVTFLVVFMRMGSQALNIYQTRQFTLISKSLTCYMRQKLLDKLGRISMRQYEEKGSGALTSHLVTDIETIDSFIGNTLSRFVVSILSIIGIAAVLFWLDWKLALFIVLLNPVIVYLSRLMGQKVKHLKKRENQSFERFQQRLVETLDGLYQLRAANREKEYLDRLKKDSDSIRVDADNYAWQTDAANRVSFLMFLVGFEIFRAAAIVLVLMGDLTVGQIFAIFGYLWFMLSPIQDLLSIQYSWFSASAAMKRLNAILDLEEEYRPTATVNPFIKNESFDVDIRNVSFSYNDERNVLKGLNLRIPKGKRVALVGASGGGKSTLIQLLLGIYHKESGDILINGSPIESVGYDQLRSKLATVLQQPMIFNDTMRQNLTLGQDYSDDALHQALSIAQLNDLLATLPEGLESQLGRQGVRLSGGQRQRLAIARMVLSNPDFVILDEATSALDTATEAALHEALDEFLNGKTTLIVAHRLSAVKQADLIYVLEDGKVVQSGTHHDLVNERGLYQTLYGTLQVH from the coding sequence ATCAACAAAACTTGGCTACTTCAACAAGCTGGCCGCCACAAAAAGAAACTTGTTATTGCGAACGTCATTGCGATATTTGCGGCAGCTCTGAGTGTTCCAATTCCCTTATTAATGCCGTTGCTAGTGGATGAAGTGCTGCTCAGTAACCCCGCTGGTGGCATTGAATTACTTAACCATGCGATGTTGGATTCTTGGCAGACGCCAATGGGCTACATTGCAATGGTGACGTTTTTGGTCGTGTTTATGCGAATGGGAAGCCAAGCACTCAACATTTACCAAACTCGTCAGTTTACACTCATATCAAAATCTCTAACTTGTTACATGCGCCAGAAGTTGCTTGATAAGCTTGGCCGCATTAGCATGCGTCAATATGAAGAAAAAGGCAGTGGTGCTCTAACGTCACATCTTGTGACGGATATAGAGACGATCGACAGTTTCATCGGCAATACCTTGAGCCGATTTGTCGTATCCATCTTGAGTATTATCGGTATTGCGGCGGTGTTATTCTGGTTAGATTGGAAACTGGCTCTGTTTATCGTGCTACTTAACCCTGTGATTGTCTATTTGTCACGTCTGATGGGGCAGAAAGTAAAGCATCTTAAAAAGAGAGAAAACCAATCCTTTGAACGCTTTCAACAACGGTTGGTTGAAACGTTAGATGGCCTTTATCAGCTGCGCGCTGCAAATCGTGAGAAAGAGTACTTAGATCGTCTTAAAAAAGATTCAGACTCAATTCGTGTCGATGCAGACAATTACGCTTGGCAAACGGATGCCGCCAATAGAGTGTCGTTCCTAATGTTCCTCGTTGGGTTCGAGATTTTCAGAGCAGCCGCGATTGTGTTGGTTTTAATGGGCGATCTAACCGTTGGGCAAATCTTTGCGATCTTTGGTTACCTCTGGTTTATGCTCTCGCCGATCCAAGATTTACTTAGTATTCAGTATTCTTGGTTTAGTGCGTCTGCCGCGATGAAGCGCTTGAACGCGATTCTCGATCTGGAAGAAGAATATCGCCCAACCGCAACCGTTAATCCTTTCATAAAAAATGAATCATTCGATGTGGACATTCGTAATGTCAGCTTTTCTTACAACGACGAACGAAACGTATTGAAAGGCTTGAATTTGCGTATTCCAAAAGGCAAACGCGTGGCGTTAGTTGGTGCATCCGGTGGCGGTAAGTCGACATTAATTCAATTGTTACTCGGCATTTACCACAAAGAGAGTGGCGACATTTTAATTAATGGCTCTCCAATAGAAAGCGTGGGTTACGACCAGTTGCGCTCTAAGCTTGCGACCGTATTGCAACAACCGATGATTTTTAACGATACCATGAGGCAGAACTTGACCTTAGGGCAAGATTATTCTGACGACGCACTTCATCAGGCATTAAGTATTGCCCAGTTGAACGACCTATTAGCGACGCTTCCCGAAGGATTAGAATCCCAACTAGGGCGGCAGGGGGTGCGATTGTCAGGAGGGCAGAGACAGAGGCTTGCTATTGCCCGTATGGTGCTCTCAAATCCAGATTTTGTGATATTAGATGAAGCAACATCAGCACTCGATACGGCAACAGAAGCCGCGTTGCACGAAGCCTTAGATGAATTCCTAAACGGCAAGACAACGCTTATCGTTGCGCACCGCTTATCCGCCGTAAAACAAGCGGATTTAATTTATGTACTTGAAGATGGCAAAGTGGTGCAATCAGGGACTCATCATGATTTAGTGAACGAAAGAGGATTGTACCAAACCTTGTATGGCACACTCCAAGTCCATTAA
- a CDS encoding putative bifunctional diguanylate cyclase/phosphodiesterase, protein MIVAIGLLLLSVKPALIICMKTEEPGWKLLLGLIVAFSIAYVAYLAYLLGKRDANYVDIGMTSILFGGSIFVSIVLRFSLSTILKIERIAKSERHNALHDSLTGLPNRAYCSKAMTERLTAQTPFSVLLFDINNFKNVNDAMGHQTGDLLLVNIAKRISVVVPPDAFYSRIGGDEFVIILNTNSKQRIDSYCTEIAEQLSPRFQLEQYNLPVSASIGVSIFPDFGSSQDELLKQADSAMYDAKRKGLSVSFYSDALEVKAKQQLDIASRITTALHNQEFRLYYQPIVNTLKQTLYGYEALIRWPQEDGSFISPELFIPIAEQTHLIRDITDWVINQVMLDLHIFNNAGIEASIHLNLSAHDLTSSALLDNLKQLAQSEQLDSSQVVLEVTESDMLKNIGNTKIVLEELRLMGFKISLDDFGTGYSSLTLLRELPIDQIKIDRSFVSSMHISSADHAIVTSSISLAHGLNCTVIAEGVEEQELIGLLNTAKCDYVQGFINGKALSLDEIIYWTEQHHLIMASNSA, encoded by the coding sequence ATGATTGTGGCAATTGGGCTCCTACTACTCTCTGTTAAGCCAGCACTCATCATTTGCATGAAAACAGAAGAGCCCGGATGGAAGCTCCTGTTGGGGCTGATTGTCGCATTCTCGATAGCTTATGTTGCCTACTTAGCTTATCTGTTAGGAAAAAGAGACGCTAATTATGTCGATATTGGGATGACGTCGATTCTGTTCGGAGGCAGTATCTTTGTGTCTATCGTCCTTAGGTTTAGTTTGAGTACTATTCTTAAAATCGAGCGAATTGCCAAAAGTGAACGACACAATGCCCTACACGATTCATTGACCGGGCTTCCTAATCGAGCTTATTGCTCCAAAGCGATGACAGAGCGACTCACAGCCCAAACACCCTTCTCTGTTTTGCTCTTCGACATCAACAATTTTAAAAACGTTAATGACGCGATGGGCCATCAAACAGGAGATCTATTGCTCGTTAACATCGCCAAGCGGATATCTGTGGTCGTCCCTCCCGATGCGTTTTATTCTCGAATTGGCGGAGACGAATTTGTCATTATATTGAACACCAACAGTAAACAGCGCATTGACTCTTACTGCACTGAAATAGCAGAACAGCTCAGCCCACGGTTCCAACTAGAGCAATACAATCTTCCAGTGTCAGCCAGCATCGGTGTAAGTATTTTTCCTGATTTTGGTTCTAGCCAAGATGAATTATTGAAACAAGCAGATTCTGCGATGTACGACGCAAAAAGAAAAGGGCTCAGCGTTTCATTTTATTCTGATGCGTTAGAAGTTAAGGCAAAACAGCAACTCGATATCGCCAGTCGCATCACAACCGCATTGCATAATCAGGAATTTAGGCTGTATTACCAACCCATTGTTAACACACTTAAACAAACCTTATACGGTTACGAAGCACTGATACGATGGCCTCAAGAAGACGGCAGCTTTATCTCTCCTGAACTGTTCATTCCTATCGCAGAACAAACCCATCTGATAAGAGATATCACCGATTGGGTGATCAATCAGGTTATGCTCGACTTACATATTTTTAATAATGCAGGTATAGAGGCCAGTATTCACCTAAATTTATCCGCTCATGACCTCACCAGTAGCGCCCTACTCGACAACTTGAAACAGCTTGCGCAAAGTGAACAATTAGACTCATCGCAAGTTGTGCTAGAAGTGACTGAAAGTGACATGCTTAAAAACATAGGAAATACTAAGATCGTACTGGAAGAGCTTCGTCTCATGGGGTTTAAAATTAGCCTAGATGACTTTGGGACGGGCTATTCATCATTAACACTGTTACGTGAACTGCCTATCGATCAGATAAAAATCGACCGTTCTTTTGTATCGAGTATGCACATAAGCAGTGCCGATCACGCTATCGTAACCAGTTCTATATCATTAGCTCATGGCTTGAATTGCACCGTTATTGCGGAAGGAGTAGAAGAACAAGAATTAATTGGTTTACTGAACACGGCAAAATGTGACTACGTGCAAGGCTTTATAAATGGTAAAGCACTCTCTCTTGATGAGATCATTTATTGGACAGAACAACATCATTTAATCATGGCTTCAAACTCGGCTTGA
- the hutX gene encoding heme utilization cystosolic carrier protein HutX gives MFSQTSYDDVKVLVSSALEKDTGIPVSTLAEQLNLTEGEVTFALPSDQVSVIAGIHTESILSLLPEWGPVTTIVHSFGSIFEFKNPFPKGKVSHGYYNIMGKEGLHGHLLIDVIEHVAFVSKPFRGMESYYIGFFDAQGHCVFKVYVGRDKARVLLPEQVIAFKELKGKLA, from the coding sequence ATGTTTTCGCAAACTTCGTACGATGACGTGAAAGTTTTAGTAAGCAGCGCGCTAGAAAAAGACACAGGGATTCCAGTATCTACACTCGCCGAGCAGCTTAACTTGACAGAAGGCGAAGTAACGTTTGCTTTGCCCTCGGATCAAGTATCCGTAATCGCGGGTATTCACACGGAATCCATTTTGTCATTGTTACCCGAGTGGGGGCCAGTGACGACAATTGTTCATTCATTTGGCTCAATTTTTGAGTTCAAAAACCCGTTCCCAAAGGGGAAGGTGTCCCATGGTTACTATAATATTATGGGCAAAGAAGGCTTGCATGGTCACCTACTTATCGACGTCATAGAACACGTTGCATTTGTTAGTAAACCTTTTAGAGGCATGGAAAGTTATTATATTGGGTTTTTCGATGCCCAAGGTCACTGTGTATTTAAAGTGTATGTAGGCAGAGACAAAGCACGAGTTCTTTTACCTGAACAAGTGATCGCATTTAAAGAATTAAAAGGAAAATTGGCGTAA